One region of Paralichthys olivaceus isolate ysfri-2021 chromosome 12, ASM2471397v2, whole genome shotgun sequence genomic DNA includes:
- the paplna gene encoding papilin, producing the protein MKMLLPLVILQLLLAPALMVPSVDRWDTWAPYGECSRSCGSGVTMRTRRCITLRTDGGHNCVGPDKSYRSCNIQDCPEGSRDFREEQCSQFDGTNFQGKLYKWLPYYGAENPCELNCMPRGENFFYRHRSSVVDGTPCHPGRRDVCVDGVCKRLGCDNMLESPQQEDPCLQCGGNGQSCRRVKNSFSVRDMPNGYNQMFIIPVGATTISIRETVATRNYLAIKNLRGEYYLNGHWVIEFSRATPIAGTMLYYQRGAEGDNVPETIIGRGPTTEPLVVELISQEPNPGVEYEFYLPNGRSREGYYWSFGSWSACSRECGSGYQSRLVFCTIDNESYPDYLCASLPRPQTNRTCNPHPCPEVHSWRTGEWNTCSVTCGGGSQIRSVQCISHDASGSRVVEDAVCATYTEAPPSLQTCNMQKCAEYHVTSWSACSVTCGSGEQTREVTCVGSGGMRLEETSCSTLLRPLAVQPCDMAACLMEINWHVGEWGLCSKSCGSGSRERQVICSDRERNLYPVGRCNAHPKPSTVERCNRQPCYSPQVVPSVQDPRGHDNTQTVFQPYAPDHASVRRPETDPTQTNTVHDPHSSAPALHCSQSYYGCCPDGRTSAGGPQGLGCPQVVAPTPVLPSCIHTSFGCCQDGVTDAQGPNKEGCVEFVAPAPTTAPSLPTENAVQCRTTTYGCCYDRTTPAGGPNGEACPNPPNHIERSICSLPRAAGSCSSWISRYHFDVITSKCVHFWYGSCHGNSNNFMTRAECQRACQAPAPSQQGPELPAPAGEPTSRRESTPGRPTSGRGSTSGAGTSSGGGARAGGSTSGGSTGGQSRNMGRIFTVQGGSSTGTGRQATSAATNAHRGRTYLRGRRPSPVTAAQHSSPAASLTLGGVTIDKSDPSTVEALAGQTVVLPCRVSPPPSSTVIVEWKRDGIPLSTHRHHQQPNGSLLVGPLTKSDSGWFLCLATRERERDHRYIYLSVSVSQLIPTSLPRDGPFPRFSIDRSSPSLLEMRAGQTVQLPCTIVPLSALQSVSIQWTKDGQTLTDSRFTQNSDGTLIAGGLKSDDSGVYTCTASSLQQLEQRQLQLTVRADLKITTAPNNIQVPEGSTALLPCVVSGDNINIGWSRNGVPVRPDGRNILKSSDGSLIINNVRSSDEGTYTCNAYTGIYSVSATAEVRVIKDMQPGVDVPPECVDQPELANCELIVYARLCSNSYYSSFCCASCTRHSQKNDRFGWLG; encoded by the exons GACTGATGGAGGACACAACTGTGTTGGACCAGATAAGTCGTACCGCTCCTGCAACATCCAG GACTGTCCGGAGGGATCCAGGGATTTCCGTGAGGAGCAGTGCTCCCAGTTCGATGGGACAAACTTCCAGGGGAAACTGTACAAGTGGCTCCCGTATTATGGAG CTGAGAACCCCTGTGAGCTGAACTGCATGCCGAGAGGAGAAAACTTTTTCTATCGCCACCGCAGCTCTGTGGTCGACGGGACGCCCTGTCACCCAGGACGGAGGGACGTCTGTGTGGACGGCGTCTGTAAG CGTCTGGGCTGTGACAACATGTTGGAGTCTCCTCAGCAGGAGGACCCCTGCCTGCAGTGTGGGGGCAATGGACAGTCCTGCCGCCGCGTCAAGAACAGCTTCAGTGTGCGAGACATGCCCAACG GCTACAACCAGATGTTCATCATCCCAGTCGGAGCAACAACCATCAGCATCAGAGAAACGGTGGCTACACGCAACTACCTCG CGATCAAGAACCTGCGAGGTGAGTACTACCTCAACGGCCACTGGGTGATTGAGTTCTCCAGGGCAACACCCATCGCGGGCACCATGCTGTACTACCAGCGAGGCGCTGAGGGCGACAACGTCCCTGAGACCATCATCGGCCGCGGCCCCACCACTGAACCCCTGGTGGTTGAG CTGATCAGCCAGGAGCCAAACCCCGGGGTGGAGTATGAGTTCTACCTTCCTAACGGTCGCTCCAGAGAGGGCTACTACTGGAGCTTTGGATCGTGGTCCGCCTGCAGCAGAGAGTGTGGATCAG GCTATCAGTCTCGCTTGGTCTTCTGCACCATCGACAACGAGTCCTACCCTGATTATCTCTGCGCATCTCTGCCGAGGCCTCAGACCAACCGCAcatgcaaccctcacccatgcCCCGAAGTCCACAG CTGGAGAACTGGGGAGTGGAACACCTGCTCGGTCACCTGTGGTGGAGGCTCCCAGATCCGCAGTGTGCAGTGCATCTCCCATGATGCCTCAGGGTCCCGCGTGGTGGAGGATGCTGTTTGCGCCACCTACACCGAGGCACCTCCATCTCTGCAGACCTGCAACATGCAAAAGTGTGCCGAGTATCACGTGACCAGCTGGAGTGCG TGCTCTGTGACCTGCGGTTCGGGGGAACAGACCAGAGAGGTCACCTGCGTGGGTTCAGGTGGGATGAGGCTGGAGGAAACATCCTGCAGCACGTTGCTCCGCCCACTCGCTGTCCAACCCTGCGATATGGCCGCCTGCCTGATGGAGATCAACTGGCACGTTGGCGAGTGGGGCCTG tgttCCAAGAGCTGTGGCTCCGGCTCTCGAGAACGCCAGGTGATCTGCTCAGACCGAGAGAGGAACCTGTACCCTGTGGGCCGGTGTAACGCCCACCCCAAACCCTCCACAGTGGAGCGCTGCAACAGACAGCCCTGCTACAGTCCACAGG TTGTCCCCAGCGTCCAGGACCCACGAGGACATGACAACACTCAGACTGTCTTCCAGCCGTACGCTCCAGATCACGCATCAG TCCGCAGGCCGGAGACGGATCCAACCCAGACGAACACGGTCCACGACCCTCACAGCTCCGCCCCTGCCCTCCACTGTAGTCAGTCGTATTACGGCTGCTGCCCGGACGGACGCACTTCAGCCGGAGGCCCTCAGGGTCTGGGCTGCCCACAGGTTGTAGCTCCAACTCCTGTCCTGCCGTCCTGCATTCACACCAG TTTCGGCTGCTGTCAGGATGGTGTGACGGACGCTCAGGGCCCCAACAAGGAGGgctgtgtggagtttgtggCCCCTGCACCCACT ACTGCTCCTTCCCTCCCCACTGAGAACGCAGTACAGTGTCGAACCACCACCTACGGGTGCTGTTACGACCGCACCACACCTGCAGGGGGACCCAACGGGGAGGCCTGCCCGAACCCACCAAACCACA TCGAGCGCTCCATCTGCTCCCTGCCTCGTGCCGCcggctcctgcagcagctggatcTCCCGCTACCACTTCGATGTCATCACCTCCAAGTGTGTGCACTTCTGGTACGGCAGTTGCCACGGCAACAGCAACAACTTCATGACCCGGGCCGAGTGCCAGAGGGCGTGTCAGGCGCCTGCACCGAGCCAGCAGGGCCCCGAGCTCCCGGCTCCCGCGGGAGAGCCAACATCGAGGAGGGAATCCACCCCTGGGAGGCCCACATCTGGAAGAGGCTCCACATCTGGAGCAGGCACCTCATCTGGAGGAGGAGCTAGAGCAGGCGGGTCCACCTCTGGAGGGTCAACGGGCGGGCAGTCACGCAACATGGGGAGGATTTTCACAGTCCAGGGAGGTTCGAGCACCGGCACCGGCAGACAGGCCACAAGCGCTGCCACAAACGCCCACAGAGGAAGAACCTATCTGCGGGGACGCCGGCCTTCACCTGTCACCGCTGCACAGCACAGCAGCCCAGCAGCGAG TTTGACGCTGGGTGGAGTGACCATCGATAAGTCGGACCCCTCCACAGTGGAGGCTTTAGCTGGCCAGACGGTTGTGCTGCCCTGCAGAGTCAGCCCCCCTCCGTCCTCCACCGTCATCGTGGAGTGGAAGCGAGACGGCATCCCTCTGTCGACTCAcag GCATCACCAGCAGCCCAATGGCTCCCTGTTGGTTGGTCCTCTCACCAAGTCGGACTCTGGTTGGTTTTTGTGCTTGGCGACTCGGGAGCGTGAGAGAGATCACCGCTACATCTACCTCTCTGTCTCAG TGTCTCAGCTGATTCCCACCTCTCTCCCCAGAGACGGTCCATTCCCTCG GTTCAGTATTGACCGCTCAAGTCCGTCTTTGCTGGAAATGCGAGCAGGACAAACTGTCCAGCTGCCCTGCACCATCGTCCCCCTGTCAGCTCTGCAGTCTGTCAGCATTCAGTGGACAAAAGATGGACAGACCCTCACTGACTCCAG GTTTACCCAGAATTCAGATGGCACGCTGATCGCTGGCGGACTGAAGTCCGATGACTCTGGGGTCTACACGTGCACAGCCTccagtctgcagcagctggagcagaggcAACTGCAACTCACAGTCCGAG CGGACCTGAAGATCACCACGGCCCCAAACAACATCCAGGTGCCTGAAGGCAGCACCGCTCTGCTCCCCTGTGTGGTGTCAGGAGACAACATTAATATCGGCTGGTCCAG aAATGGCGTCCCGGTGCGTCCAGACGGTCGTAACATCCTGAAGTCATCTGACGGCAGCTTGATCATAAACAATGTGAGGTCGTCGGACGAGGGCACGTACACCTGTAACGCTTACACTGGCATCTACTCAGTGAGCGCCACGGCTGAAGTGAGGGTCATTAAAGACATGCAACCAG GTGTTGATGTGCCGCCAGAATGTGTGGACCAGCCCGAGCTCGCCAACTGTGAGCTGATCGTTTACGCCCGACTTTGCTCCAACTCGTACTACTCCAGTTTCTGCTGCGCCAGCTGCACCAGGCACTCACAGAAAAACGACAGGTTCGGTTGGCTGGGTTAA
- the LOC109645958 gene encoding M1-specific T cell receptor beta chain isoform X10: protein MFFHCGDRGPREAYFGSGTKLTVLEPGQAVKSPKVKVFRPSSKECRNPIDNEREKTLVCVASDFYPDHVSVYWQIIQLNVTSGVNVIRGENVTRGVTTDEAALRKDKVYTITSRLKVSAEDWYKPEWNFECIVRFFNGTHDTDYKDSISGEQGPDILTREKYLRITRQAKLSYSVLIIKSSVYGAFVAFLVWRLQSSAEKQNH, encoded by the exons CGAGGCTTACTTTGGATCTGGAACTAAACTCACTGTCTTAG AACCAGGGCAGGCAGTCAAGTCACCAAAAGTGAAAGTGTTCAGACCATCATCAAAAGAGTGTCGAAACCCGATAGacaatgaaagagagaagaccTTAGTTTGTGTGGCCAGTGATTTCTACCCGGACCATGTCAGTGTTTACTGGCAGATTATTCAACTGAATGTCACCAGTGGTGTGAATGTCATCAGAGGTGAGAATGTCACCAGAGGTGTGACAACAGACGAAGCTGCCCTGCGGAAGGACAAAGTCTACACAATCACCAGCAGACTGAAGGTCTCTGCCGAAGACTGGTACAAACCCGAGTGGAATTTTGAGTGCATCGTCCGCTTCTTCAATGGGACACATGATACTGATTATAAGGACTCAATCTCTGGTGAACAAG GTCCAGACATCCTGACCAGAG AAAAATATCTGAGGATCACTCGTCAAGCCAAACTCTCCTACAGCGTGTTGATCATCAAGAGCAGCGTCTACGGAGCCTTTGTGGCCTTTTTGGTTTGGAGACTCCAG AGTTCAGCTGAGAAGCAGAACCACTGA
- the LOC109645958 gene encoding M1-specific T cell receptor beta chain isoform X11, with protein MCSGAYPAYFGEGTKLTVLEPGQAVKSPKVKVFRPSSKECRNPIDNEREKTLVCVASDFYPDHVSVYWQIIQLNVTSGVNVIRGENVTRGVTTDEAALRKDKVYTITSRLKVSAEDWYKPEWNFECIVRFFNGTHDTDYKDSISGEQGPDILTREKYLRITRQAKLSYSVLIIKSSVYGAFVAFLVWRLQSSAEKQNH; from the exons ATGTGCTCTGGAGCTTATCCTGCTTATTTTGGAGAGGGAACCAAACTCACAGTTCTAG AACCAGGGCAGGCAGTCAAGTCACCAAAAGTGAAAGTGTTCAGACCATCATCAAAAGAGTGTCGAAACCCGATAGacaatgaaagagagaagaccTTAGTTTGTGTGGCCAGTGATTTCTACCCGGACCATGTCAGTGTTTACTGGCAGATTATTCAACTGAATGTCACCAGTGGTGTGAATGTCATCAGAGGTGAGAATGTCACCAGAGGTGTGACAACAGACGAAGCTGCCCTGCGGAAGGACAAAGTCTACACAATCACCAGCAGACTGAAGGTCTCTGCCGAAGACTGGTACAAACCCGAGTGGAATTTTGAGTGCATCGTCCGCTTCTTCAATGGGACACATGATACTGATTATAAGGACTCAATCTCTGGTGAACAAG GTCCAGACATCCTGACCAGAG AAAAATATCTGAGGATCACTCGTCAAGCCAAACTCTCCTACAGCGTGTTGATCATCAAGAGCAGCGTCTACGGAGCCTTTGTGGCCTTTTTGGTTTGGAGACTCCAG AGTTCAGCTGAGAAGCAGAACCACTGA
- the LOC109645958 gene encoding T-cell receptor beta chain C region isoform X9, whose product MFFHCGDRGPRVNNYDPAYFGSGTKLTVLEPGQAVKSPKVKVFRPSSKECRNPIDNEREKTLVCVASDFYPDHVSVYWQIIQLNVTSGVNVIRGENVTRGVTTDEAALRKDKVYTITSRLKVSAEDWYKPEWNFECIVRFFNGTHDTDYKDSISGEQGPDILTREKYLRITRQAKLSYSVLIIKSSVYGAFVAFLVWRLQSSAEKQNH is encoded by the exons TGTGAACAACTACGACCCAGCTTACTTTGGCAGCGGCACTAAACTGACAGTGTTAG AACCAGGGCAGGCAGTCAAGTCACCAAAAGTGAAAGTGTTCAGACCATCATCAAAAGAGTGTCGAAACCCGATAGacaatgaaagagagaagaccTTAGTTTGTGTGGCCAGTGATTTCTACCCGGACCATGTCAGTGTTTACTGGCAGATTATTCAACTGAATGTCACCAGTGGTGTGAATGTCATCAGAGGTGAGAATGTCACCAGAGGTGTGACAACAGACGAAGCTGCCCTGCGGAAGGACAAAGTCTACACAATCACCAGCAGACTGAAGGTCTCTGCCGAAGACTGGTACAAACCCGAGTGGAATTTTGAGTGCATCGTCCGCTTCTTCAATGGGACACATGATACTGATTATAAGGACTCAATCTCTGGTGAACAAG GTCCAGACATCCTGACCAGAG AAAAATATCTGAGGATCACTCGTCAAGCCAAACTCTCCTACAGCGTGTTGATCATCAAGAGCAGCGTCTACGGAGCCTTTGTGGCCTTTTTGGTTTGGAGACTCCAG AGTTCAGCTGAGAAGCAGAACCACTGA
- the LOC109645958 gene encoding M1-specific T cell receptor beta chain isoform X12: MCSGAYPAYFGEGTKLTVLEPGQAVKSPKVKVFRPSSKECRNPIDNEREKTLVCVASDFYPDHVSVYWQIIQLNVTSGVTTDEAALRKDKVYTITSRLKVSAEDWYKPEWNFECIVRFFNGTHDTDYKDSISGEQGPDILTREKYLRITRQAKLSYSVLIIKSSVYGAFVAFLVWRLQSSAEKQNH; encoded by the exons ATGTGCTCTGGAGCTTATCCTGCTTATTTTGGAGAGGGAACCAAACTCACAGTTCTAG AACCAGGGCAGGCAGTCAAGTCACCAAAAGTGAAAGTGTTCAGACCATCATCAAAAGAGTGTCGAAACCCGATAGacaatgaaagagagaagaccTTAGTTTGTGTGGCCAGTGATTTCTACCCGGACCATGTCAGTGTTTACTGGCAGATTATTCAACTGAATGTCACCAGTG GTGTGACAACAGACGAAGCTGCCCTGCGGAAGGACAAAGTCTACACAATCACCAGCAGACTGAAGGTCTCTGCCGAAGACTGGTACAAACCCGAGTGGAATTTTGAGTGCATCGTCCGCTTCTTCAATGGGACACATGATACTGATTATAAGGACTCAATCTCTGGTGAACAAG GTCCAGACATCCTGACCAGAG AAAAATATCTGAGGATCACTCGTCAAGCCAAACTCTCCTACAGCGTGTTGATCATCAAGAGCAGCGTCTACGGAGCCTTTGTGGCCTTTTTGGTTTGGAGACTCCAG AGTTCAGCTGAGAAGCAGAACCACTGA